The following coding sequences are from one Musa acuminata AAA Group cultivar baxijiao chromosome BXJ1-6, Cavendish_Baxijiao_AAA, whole genome shotgun sequence window:
- the LOC135586670 gene encoding uncharacterized protein LOC135586670 isoform X1 gives MGASGEKSAYERLRDARIQENKVRLESLGLLRRAGEQRAVVSSSSLATGGRSGVKRKRKIRIVEGTPLRRSERLKSKQDDDDDADSSPPDTLGGNATVAASSEYRDVIHQVRKRLFSDGRASKSRGSVYDPVLGICCHFCRQKKLCGEEDCRRCGDGNINQPCIGKTECSVCHSSNGVLCRACLKVRYGEEMEEVRAKKDWMCPHCIEEKGINPYWICNSSLCLKKRKMAPTGIAIYQAREQGYRSVAHLLMDRLKREAAQK, from the exons ATGGGAGCATCGGGCGAGAAATCCGCGTACGAGCGCCTCCGCGACGCCCGCATACAAGAGAACAAG GTGCGATTGGAGTCGCTCGGATTGCTAAGAAGGGCCGGCGAGCAGCGAGCCGTGGTTTCCTCTTCTTCGTTGGCGACCGGAGGTCGCAGCGGCGTCAAGAGAAAGCGGAAGATCCGGATCGTCGAGGGCACTCCTCTCCGGCGGTCTGAGCGCTTGAAGAGCAAGCAAGACGACGATGACGATGCCGATTCATCTCCTCCAG ACACGCTTGGTGGTAATGCGACTGTGGCAGCGTCCTCGGAGTACAGAGACGTCATCCACCAAGTTCGTAAGCGGCTGTTCTCGGATGGGCGTGCGAGCAAAAGCAGGGGAAGCGTTTACGACCCGGTGTTGGGGATCTGCTGCCACTTCTGCAG GCAGAAGAAATTATGCGGGGAAGAAGATTGCAGACGGTGTGGGGATGGAAACATTAATCAGCCATGCATAG GTAAAACGGAGTGCTCGGTCTGCCATTCTTCCAATGGTGTCCTATGCCGTGCTTGTCTCAAAGTAAGATATGGTGAAG AAATGGAGGAAGTCAGGGCAAAGAAGGATTGGATGTGCCCCCACTGCATCGAAGAGAAAGGAATCAACCCGTATTGGATATGTAACAG CTCTCTTTGCTTGAAGAAAAGGAAGATGGCACCAACCGGCATCGCGATTTACCAAG CTCGCGAGCAGGGTTACAGATCGGTAGCGCACCTTCTGATGGATAGACTGAAACGAGAGGCTGCTCAGAAGTGA
- the LOC135586670 gene encoding uncharacterized protein LOC135586670 isoform X2: protein MGASGEKSAYERLRDARIQENKVRLESLGLLRRAGEQRAVVSSSSLATGGRSGVKRKRKIRIVEGTPLRRSERLKSKQDDDDDADSSPPDTLGGNATVAASSEYRDVIHQVRKRLFSDGRASKSRGSVYDPVLGICCHFCRQKKLCGEEDCRRCGDGNINQPCIGKTECSVCHSSNGVLCRACLKKWRKSGQRRIGCAPTASKRKESTRIGYVTALFA from the exons ATGGGAGCATCGGGCGAGAAATCCGCGTACGAGCGCCTCCGCGACGCCCGCATACAAGAGAACAAG GTGCGATTGGAGTCGCTCGGATTGCTAAGAAGGGCCGGCGAGCAGCGAGCCGTGGTTTCCTCTTCTTCGTTGGCGACCGGAGGTCGCAGCGGCGTCAAGAGAAAGCGGAAGATCCGGATCGTCGAGGGCACTCCTCTCCGGCGGTCTGAGCGCTTGAAGAGCAAGCAAGACGACGATGACGATGCCGATTCATCTCCTCCAG ACACGCTTGGTGGTAATGCGACTGTGGCAGCGTCCTCGGAGTACAGAGACGTCATCCACCAAGTTCGTAAGCGGCTGTTCTCGGATGGGCGTGCGAGCAAAAGCAGGGGAAGCGTTTACGACCCGGTGTTGGGGATCTGCTGCCACTTCTGCAG GCAGAAGAAATTATGCGGGGAAGAAGATTGCAGACGGTGTGGGGATGGAAACATTAATCAGCCATGCATAG GTAAAACGGAGTGCTCGGTCTGCCATTCTTCCAATGGTGTCCTATGCCGTGCTTGTCTCAAA AAATGGAGGAAGTCAGGGCAAAGAAGGATTGGATGTGCCCCCACTGCATCGAAGAGAAAGGAATCAACCCGTATTGGATATGTAACAG CTCTCTTTGCTTGA